TTTCTCGTAGCATGCTGCGATCCTGGCACTCCGTGGGACGAGTCTTGAAGCGGATCCGCTGCGAGGACTGGCGGTCGCCTTGATGCGCTACAGGCCTAGCCTAGCCTAGCCTAGCCCCAGCCTGCCTGGTACGCCAACCTTGCCGGCATCCGTTCGGGGTCCGAGGACTATACCGATGCCTACGCCGGACTCCAAGAGGCAGCGGAGTGCATCTTCCGAATTCAGCGGCTAAGGTGTCAAAGACGCTCAAAACAATGCATCAACAAGGGGCACGTATATGGACATCAGCACGCCGACCCTCGTCACGTTCTGCATCTACCTGGTGCTGATGATGGCGTTGGGGCTGGTCGCCTACCGGGTGACCAACAATCTGTCCGATTACATCCTCGGTGGACGCCGCCTCGGTCCGGGGGTGACGGCCCTGAGCGCGGGGGCATCCGACATGAGCGGCTGGTTGTTGCTGGGCCTGCCCGGGGCCATTTACGCAGCTGGGTTGGCGGACATGTGGATCGCCGTCGGTCTGACGGCGGGTGCCTTCCTCAACTGGATGTTCGTGGCACGGCGGCTGCGACGGCACACCGAGGTGGCCAACGACTCCATCACCCTGCCGGACTTTCTCGAGCACCGCTTCGCCGATCGCTCCCGCATCCTGCGCGTGGTGTCGGCGGTGGTGATCCTGCTGTTCTTCATCTTTTATACGTCCTCCGGGCTGGTTGCCGGCGCTACGCTGTTCGAGAGCTCGTTCGGTTTGCCCTACCACACCGCATTGCTGGTCGGTGGTGCCGTGATCATCGGCTATACGTTTCTCGGTGGTTTCCTCGCGGTGAGCTGGACCGACTTCTTCCAGGGCATCCTGATGTTCTGTGCCCTGCTCCTGGTGCCGCTGATCGGCATGCAGATGCTTGGCGGCTGGGACGAGACGGCGGACACCATCCGCGGCATCGACCCGAGCATGCTCGACATCTGGAACAACGTCACCGTGCTGGGCATGATTTCGTTGCTGGCCTGGGGGCTTGGCTACTTTGGTCAGCCGCATATTCTCGCCCGCTTCATGGCGATTCGGTCGGCAGACGAGGTGCCGCGGGCCATGTTCGTGGGCATGACCTGGATGATCTTTGCGCTGATCGGCGCGGTGCTCACCGGCCTGGTGGCTATCGCCTGGTTTGCCGATTCGCCCCTGGATGACCAGGAGGCGGCCTTCATCCTGCTGAACCAGGTGATTTTCAATCCGTGGGTGGCCGGTGTGCTGCTGGCCGCGATCCTGGCGGCGGTCATGAGCACCATCGACTCCCAGTTGCTGGTGTCATCCAGCGCGCTGACCCAGGATTTCTACAATACCCTGCTGCGCAAGGATGCAAGCTCCACCGAGTTGGTCTGGGTGGGTCGCGGCGCTGTGATCGGGGTTGCCCTGGTAGCGCTGGCGCTGGCCTGGGATTCCGACAGCCTGGTTCTGGAACTGGTTGCATACGCCTGGGCCGGCTTTGGTGCGGCGTTCGGTCCGGTGATCATTCTGTCGCTGTTCTGGCGTCGGATGACCCGCAACGGCGCCCTGGCAGGCATGGTGGTGGGCGCTGCCACCGTGGTGATCTGGGATCTGATTCCCGCCGGCGGCATTTTCGAACTGTACGAGATCGTGCCCGGCTTCGTTCTCGCCTGGATCGCCATCATGGTTGTGAGCCTGATGGACGATGAGCCGTCCATGGCCATCAAGAAACAGTTCGAAACTGCCCACGACTAGACCGGTCACACTGCAGGGCCGCTGGTTTGGCCGCCCTGTCAGACACGTCGCACAGACATGGAGAATTGTAATGATCGTACAGCCCGAAGCCCGCGCGACATCCCTTAGACAGGCATTGCGAGACGCCTATCGCATGGACGAGCGGGAGATCATGCAGGCCTTGGCCGCTGCTGCTGAAACCAGCGCCGAGCAGCGCCGGCGAATCGAACAGGAGGCACGCACCCTGGTTCAGGCTGTGCGTGACGAGCGAGTCTCCAGCGGCGGTGTGGATGCACTGCTCCATGAATACGATCTGTCCAGCAAGGAAGGCGTCGTACTCATGTGCCTTGCCGAGGCGCTGATGCGGGTGCCGGACGCCGAAACCGCCGACCGGCTCATCAAGGACAAGATCGCCAGTGGTGACTGGGAGTCGCATCTCGGCCACAGCGAATCCCTGTTCGTCAATGCGTCCACCTGGGGCCTGATGCTCACTGGGCGCGTGGTGCGTCTCACCGAGCGTTCCGGCAAGGATCTCGGGCAGGTCATGCGGCGCATGGTGCAGCGTAGCGGTGAGCCCATGATTCGCCAGGCGGTCCGCCAGGCCATGCGCATCATGGGCAAGCAGTTCGTGATCGGGCGGACCATCGACGAGGCCATCAAGCGGGCCCGCGAAGATGAAAAAGAGGGGTACACCCACTCCTACGACATGCTAGGCGAGGCGGCACGCACCATGCGTGATGCCGACCGCTACTTCGAAGCCTACAGTAACGCCATCAAGGCCATCGGCGCCGCCAGCAAGGGCAAGGACATCTACGCGTCGCCGGGAATTTCCGTGAAGCTGTCCGCGCTTCACCCCCGTTACGAGTTCGGCCAGCGCGACGCCATGCTGCCGATCATGGTGGAGCGTCTGACTGCGCTCGCCCATGCCGCCCGGAAAGCGAATATCGGTCTGTGCGTGGACGCCGAGGAGGCCAACAGGCTGGATATTTCCCTGGACGTTATCGAGGCCGTGGCAGCGGATGATGCCCTCAAGGACTGGGACGGATTCGGGCTTGCCATTCAAGCCTACCAGAAACGCTGCCACGCCCTGATTGACTGGTTGGCGGATATGGCGCGGCGTCATCAGCGGAAGCTGATGGTGCGCCTGGTGAAGGGGGCCTACTGGGACTCCGAGGTCAAGGACAGCCA
The DNA window shown above is from Natronocella acetinitrilica and carries:
- the putP gene encoding sodium/proline symporter PutP, which gives rise to MDISTPTLVTFCIYLVLMMALGLVAYRVTNNLSDYILGGRRLGPGVTALSAGASDMSGWLLLGLPGAIYAAGLADMWIAVGLTAGAFLNWMFVARRLRRHTEVANDSITLPDFLEHRFADRSRILRVVSAVVILLFFIFYTSSGLVAGATLFESSFGLPYHTALLVGGAVIIGYTFLGGFLAVSWTDFFQGILMFCALLLVPLIGMQMLGGWDETADTIRGIDPSMLDIWNNVTVLGMISLLAWGLGYFGQPHILARFMAIRSADEVPRAMFVGMTWMIFALIGAVLTGLVAIAWFADSPLDDQEAAFILLNQVIFNPWVAGVLLAAILAAVMSTIDSQLLVSSSALTQDFYNTLLRKDASSTELVWVGRGAVIGVALVALALAWDSDSLVLELVAYAWAGFGAAFGPVIILSLFWRRMTRNGALAGMVVGAATVVIWDLIPAGGIFELYEIVPGFVLAWIAIMVVSLMDDEPSMAIKKQFETAHD